AGTCAGAGCTGTACCGCCTTACCGGCTGGCTGGGCTTCCAAATCACAAGCACCATTTACTCATTTGCATTGATCGCAGTCACAACATATTGTCTGCTAAATACCTGCATTTTCGAAATACCTATTCGAAAGCATGACGTTTGATCACTCCTCGAAGCGTGAGAGTCCAGAAGCCCTGACAGGTTCTGGACTGTCAAAAATGTACTCATAATACTCCTCCTCTTCACCATTAGCATTATGCCGGAACCGCTTCTCCATGCGCGGGAGCCGTGCCTCTGCGGCAGCCACCTGTGCATCTGTACCGTGTTTGCGCTCAAACAATATTAATGCATCTATtatctgcttcttctttgcaCCCTCTGTAGTGTCAATCGTTCTGTTGAAAACCTCGCGACAACGGTCTTTGGCTTCCGGTGTGACCTCGAactggaactcgtcgtctccTGTTTCTTTTAGGCGGCGCACAAACTCGTCAACTTGTTGCTGCGTCGGGACTTTTAGCTCCATCAGACACCGTTGTACAAGACTTCTCGCGTCGCCTTCGGTAAGCTGTATTATGCGGTCCCTGATCTTTCTGGCGTTGTCGTAGTTGCGCTCCTCCATCTCGTACTCGTAATATGCTTCCAGCACCTTTTTCTTCTCGTTCATGGATAAACTGTCCTCCTCGGACGCCAACTCGTAAATTGCAACACAGCGAGCCCTGTCCCCCAAATCTGCCTCTAGCGAAGCAAAGTCAATCCAGTTGGAACCATCGCGGGGATGCAGCTCTACCAGTTTCGTGTACACCATCCGCACACGGTCAAATTCGCGAAGCTGCGTCTCCAGGTCGATGTAGTACCTCATAGCTTTTATATCACCGCACAGTCCAATACACCGTCCTAGCACCTTCCGGGCAGCAGCCAGTTGGCCCTGCCGAAGCTCGAACTCTGCATACATCACCCATATGCGCGAAAAAGTGAAACTTTTGTGAGGAATGAGCGAGATCAGTTTCCGGTATAGCTCTCTGGTTTTTTCAACGTCTCTTTTTTCGCTCCATATTAAATACTTCATCCAGAGATAGATATAGCTGAGCCATCCGCTTTTCAACACACTCGATGGCATCGTACCTGTTGCCTCCTGTAGTTTGCGCTCGTATtgtttttcgtcaaaaatTGGCTCCACAAGCTTCAAATACACCCACCATGTATCGTAGTCATGCGGTTTGCTTGcca
This window of the Ogataea parapolymorpha DL-1 chromosome VII, whole genome shotgun sequence genome carries:
- a CDS encoding Pre-mRNA-splicing factor CLF1 — encoded protein: MSEEPKFAEQQVSASQLMAEAYEKRQKPVQPAKIQIQDLEELREYQGRKRTEYEKALRVKRFDFGQWMRYAQFEIDQKDYARARSIFERALEVDHKQVPLWIRYIQTELKGKNINHARNLLDRATRLLPRVDKLWYQYVTVEESVGDVVGTRQIFENWLQWKPGPEVWEHYIRFETRYNEFQNARLLFEKFVVMHPGSATWIQWAEFEKEHGDEVNVRNVYRLGVEALRQKGILDAKIIYSWIQFEISMKNWEQAKLLFDYGFEHLPEKEKVELRADYTQFEKQHGQKESIETSVVSKRMAVYEQELASKPHDYDTWWVYLKLVEPIFDEKQYERKLQEATGTMPSSVLKSGWLSYIYLWMKYLIWSEKRDVEKTRELYRKLISLIPHKSFTFSRIWVMYAEFELRQGQLAAARKVLGRCIGLCGDIKAMRYYIDLETQLREFDRVRMVYTKLVELHPRDGSNWIDFASLEADLGDRARCVAIYELASEEDSLSMNEKKKVLEAYYEYEMEERNYDNARKIRDRIIQLTEGDARSLVQRCLMELKVPTQQQVDEFVRRLKETGDDEFQFEVTPEAKDRCREVFNRTIDTTEGAKKKQIIDALILFERKHGTDAQVAAAEARLPRMEKRFRHNANGEEEEYYEYIFDSPEPVRASGLSRFEE